The sequence CTACAGCCCCGGCCACATGGGCTTCGCGGACGACACCGCGCGCTTCCATGTGGTGAGCAAGCGCAACCCCATCACCCCGGTGGCCCTGCTCGGCCACGGCGGCGCGGCCGAGCTGTGCGTCTCGCCGGTGGAGCACAACTTCGGAGCGCAGCCGCTCGGCGCCAAGGCGTCCGTCATCGTCAACGTCAAGAACTGCGGCTCCGAGAATGGCGGTCCGCTCAAGCTCACCGGCCTGGACTTCCAGCCGGATCCCTCCGGCCCGGTGCAGTTCGGCACCGCGCCGATGCTCCTCCCGTACACGCTGAATCCCGGGCAGGAGGTCAACCTCAAGGTCTTCTACGAGCCCACGCGCGAGGGGGCCGCCAGCGGCGCCCTGGTGCTGTCGACGAACGCGTTCAACGCCGCCACGGTGCGGCTGGACTTCCAGGGCGTGGCCCAGCGCCACGAGCCCTGCCAGCTCGCCATCACTCCGATGGCCGTGAACTTCGGCACCGTGCCGCCGCGCCGCGGCGCCGTGCTGGGCGTCAAGCTGGAGAACCGCGGCAGCGATCTGTGCCCGGTGAAGAACATCAAGCTGCGTGACGACGGCGGCGGCGTCTTCCGCATGCCCGGTGGCGACCTGGACGGCGTCATCATGTACCCGGGCAACTGGTTCAGCTTCCAGGTGGCGTTCGACGCGCCTGCCTCGGGCGGGACGTTCCTCGGCTCGGTGCAGGTGGAGCAGGCGGACCCGGCCAACCCGCTGGTGCTCGTGCCGCTGCAGGCCCACTCGCAGAGCGCCTGCCTCGTGCCCACGCCGCGCTTCGTGGACTTCGGCGTCGGCCGCAAGGACTGCCCGCCGGCTCCGCGCCAGGTGAACTACCTCAACGCGTGTCCGGGGCCCATCACCGTCTCCGGCGTGCGCCTGGGCGCCGGCACCACGGACTCGGAGTTCTTCCTGAAGGACGCGCCCAACCCGCTGCCCATCACCCTGCAGCCGGGTGACGCCTTCACCGCCGAGGTGGAGTACTACGCCCAGGTGACCGGCATGAACCTGTCGCCGCTCTTCGTCGACTCGAGCGATCTGCCCGAGCCGCTGCTCGTGCCGCTGCTCGGCGAGTCCTCCAAGCGGGTGGACAAGAAGGACACCTTCATCCAGCAGGACGGCTCCAAGGTGGACGTCCTCTTCGTGGTGGACAACACCGCCTCCATGGTGGAGGAGCAGCCCCGCTTCATCAGCGCCCTGCCGTCCTTCGTGAGCACCGCGCTGGAGAAGAACGTGGACCTGCACGTGGCCGTGACGACCACCGGCATCGCCCCGGAGTCCAACAGCTGCCCCGGCGGCGCCATGGGCGGTGAGGCCGGACGCCTCTTCCCGGTGGACGGCAGTCGGCAGCGCATCCTCACGCACCAGACGCAGGATCTCGCCACGAAGCTCCAAGGCAACGCCCAGGTGGGCCTGTGCGCCTCGGTGGAGCAGGGCTTCGAGGCCGTGCGCCGCGCGCTCTCCGAGCCGCTGGTCGGCGGGGCGGATGATCCGCGCACCCCGCAGCCCAACGACGGCAACGCGGGCTTCCTGCGAGACGAAGCGGCCCTCGTGGTCGTCTTCGTGGGCGACGAGGATGACCACTCGCCCGACAGCGTGGAGACCTACGTCCGCTTCTTCCAGGGCAAGAAGGGCGAGTTCCAGCCGCAGCGCATGACGATCTACGCCATCGCGCCCACCCAGGCCTCCTGCTCCACGGCGGGTGGCTACGGCACGCGCTACGCCGAGGCCGCGTCCCGGACGGGCGGCGAGGTGGTCTCCGTGTGTGATCCGGACTACGCCCCGCTCCTCCGCAACGTGGCCAACAAGGCGTTCTCTCCCCAGGACCGCTTCCCGCTGAGCGAGCTGCCTGACCCGGGCTCGGTGACGGTGCGCGTCAACGGCGCGCCCGTTACCTCTGGCTGGACCTACGACGCGGGCTCCAACAGCGTCGTCTTCGCTCCCAGCCCGGCGCCTGGCGCCAAGGTGGAGATCGCCTACCGACGCGCTTGCCAGTAGACGCGAGCGACGGGCTCGCGCGGGCCGACTTTCAGGCTCCGGACAAGGAGATGTCGGCCCTGGGTGCTACAGGGCTGGTTCAACCTGTGCGGATGACCAGAAAATTGGAGGACCCCGCGTGCTGAGTACCCTGAGCCCGTCGCAGCCGCAGCCGAGGAGGCGCCTGGTGAGCACCCGTCAGCACAAGCATCCGTTGCCCGCCGCGCCCACGCCGTCGCGCGCCCCGGGCCCCGGCCTGCGCGTCATTCGCGGGGAAGGCCAGCGCCGCCCGGACGAGGCGCTCACCTCCCGGGACGCCGTGGCCCGCGTGCTCATGGAGGCCGGCGCGGACCTGCTGCTGCGCCGCATCTCCCCGGCTCGCGCCGAGGAGATCGAACGCCAGGTGGACCGCGCCCTGGAGCTCTTCGACCGGGTGGACGACAACCCCCTGGTCATGCCCGTCCTCCGCCGCCACCTGGATGCCCTGGAGGCCCTCATGCGCGAGACGCGCGAGCGCCGTCCCGCCCGCCGTGGGGGGTGAGCGCCTGCTCGCCCGCCTCCCCGACGCCCCCTCCCTGATTCCTGAATCGAAACCAGGGGTTTGACCCCCCCGCCAGTGCCGCTTACGCTCGGGATCTTTGCAAACCCGGGCCCACCCAGCGGGCGGGTCAGATCGTGTCGCTCGAGAACTACGGCAAGTACCAACTCCTCAAACGGCTCGCGATGGGCGGGATGGCGCAGATCTACCTTGCGCGCCGCAAGGCCCCCGAGGCCTCGGACGAGCTGGTAGTCATCAAGCGCATCCTTCCGCACCTGGCCGAGAACGTGGAGTTCATCCGGATGTTCCTGGATGAGGCCAAGATCGCGGCGCGGCTGGCGCACCCCAACATCGTCGCCATTCACGATCTGGGCGCCCAGGACGACAGCTTCTTC is a genomic window of Hyalangium gracile containing:
- a CDS encoding choice-of-anchor D domain-containing protein; translation: MSGRWGLWALVVGLLAGCADREKSSMADGRLTATPAGIDFQRVAVFDGREAAVTIRNVGRSRIEVDDIWVEGPEGQYLASFSHEGPHSLLPGSECGLKVRFAPLETGELPATLVIRSDAKREPILRIPLKGAGVDAWARVSPHKLDFGRIEAESSKTLGVTVENPTDMPVEVATRLVGADKDEFSIAPVTLAAWEKRELPLTFSPVKVGRKSVALAVTPCRGCADVPVLVSAEALDRAVVAEPPELDFGGVPIDKDKRLMARIRNISTEPMTVTQLDFEGRDASFSHAATGFPLVLQPGEVREWELRYSPGHMGFADDTARFHVVSKRNPITPVALLGHGGAAELCVSPVEHNFGAQPLGAKASVIVNVKNCGSENGGPLKLTGLDFQPDPSGPVQFGTAPMLLPYTLNPGQEVNLKVFYEPTREGAASGALVLSTNAFNAATVRLDFQGVAQRHEPCQLAITPMAVNFGTVPPRRGAVLGVKLENRGSDLCPVKNIKLRDDGGGVFRMPGGDLDGVIMYPGNWFSFQVAFDAPASGGTFLGSVQVEQADPANPLVLVPLQAHSQSACLVPTPRFVDFGVGRKDCPPAPRQVNYLNACPGPITVSGVRLGAGTTDSEFFLKDAPNPLPITLQPGDAFTAEVEYYAQVTGMNLSPLFVDSSDLPEPLLVPLLGESSKRVDKKDTFIQQDGSKVDVLFVVDNTASMVEEQPRFISALPSFVSTALEKNVDLHVAVTTTGIAPESNSCPGGAMGGEAGRLFPVDGSRQRILTHQTQDLATKLQGNAQVGLCASVEQGFEAVRRALSEPLVGGADDPRTPQPNDGNAGFLRDEAALVVVFVGDEDDHSPDSVETYVRFFQGKKGEFQPQRMTIYAIAPTQASCSTAGGYGTRYAEAASRTGGEVVSVCDPDYAPLLRNVANKAFSPQDRFPLSELPDPGSVTVRVNGAPVTSGWTYDAGSNSVVFAPSPAPGAKVEIAYRRACQ